GATGGGCAAGCTCATGGACTGCACCATCTTCGTCGTCAACGGCTCCAGCCTGGCCGGGCTGGGGGGCGAGGCCGTGCCGTCGTTCTCCATCGCCGGCCCGACCGGCGAGGGCGTGACCACCCCGCTGACGTTCACCCGCCAGCGCCGGACGGCCATCGCCGGCGGCTTCCGGTTCTCCTGACCCGTTCGATCGAGGAGGCCGCCCCGATGCAGATCGGCCGCGTGGTCGCCACGGCGACCTCCACGGTGAAGCACCCGTCGTTCGAGAAGGAGCGGCTTTTGGTCGTCCAGCTCGAAGGCGTCGACGGCCGGCCCGACGGCGAGCCGGTCCTCGCCTTCGACCGGCTGGGCGCGGGCAAGGGCGACCGGGTCGTCCTGACCAGCGACGGGGCCCTGCTGCGAGAGCTGCTCGGCCGCGACACCCCGGGGCGCTGGAGCGTCATGGGCGTGCCCGACGCGCGGTGAATCCGAAGTCCAAGCCAAGGCGGGAACGAAGGCGATGACCCAGGCGACCTGGAACGGATACGAGGCGATGCGGCGGGCGACGGCCCCGGGGATCATCCCCGCGGCCTTCGCCCCCTCGCGCGTGCTCGACCCGATCCGCGCCGTGGACGAGGCCGTGCGGTCCGTGCTGGCCGAGCTGTTCGGGACGGCCACGCGGCGGGCGACGACGGCGGCCGCCGAGGCGGTCTTCGCCGACCGCCTGTTCGGCCTGAAGCACGCCGAGGCGCTCGCGCCCGGCGCGACGTCGATCCGGGTCGCGGCGGGGACCGTCGTCACCCCCCTGGCCCGCGACCTCCTCAAGCGGCGAGGCGTCGTCGTCCGGCTCGCCGGCATGGCCGAGGTCGCCGCGACGGCCCGGGGCGAGTGGGCCTTCGCCGTCGAGGCCGCGGCGGGCTGGCTGCACGCCCTGCAGCGGTCGTTCCTCGAGGACGGCGGGCTGTGGAACGAGCTGGAGCCGTCGGTCGACGCGGTCGTCGCGTGGCTCGGCGCGGGCGAAGGCCGCGGGGCCCTGCTCGTCACGACCGACGGCGCGACGGCGGTCTGGCGGTCGTGCCGGGCGCACGGCGTTCGGGCGGCCTTCGCGAGCGAGCCGGCCGACGTCCATCGCGCCACGCGTTCCCTGGGCGCCAACCTGATCGTCGTCGACCCGGCCGGCAAGTCGATCGCCTGGATCAAGCAGCTCGCGACCGCCTTCCGCCGGGCCGGCGCCCCGCGGGACGTGATGGGCCTGGAACTCGCACACGGGGGGACGTCATGAGGATCGTCGAGGTCGTGGGCCGCGTGACGCTGTCGCGGATGCACCCGAGCCTGACCGGCGCCCGGTTCCCGATCGTCCTGCCGATGACCCTGACGGCCCTCCGCGACGGCGCGCCCGACCGCGGCGAGGAGCTGGTCGCCTACGACAAGCTGGGCGTGGGCCCCGGCGACCTGGTCGGCCTGAGCGAAGGGGGCGAGGCGGCCAACCCCTTCGGCAAGGTGAAGACCCCGGTCGACGCCTACTGCGCCTGCCTGCTCGACGCGATCTCCTTCTAACCCATATACGCATTCACACGAATTCGACCCAAACGACCATCCCACGACGGCGAAGCGAGGAGCGGCCATGAGCGCGATGAACGAGTGGAAACTGCGGGAGATGATGTGCGAGATCGGCCGGCGGATCTACGACAAGGGGTTCGCGGCGGCCAACGACGGCAACATCAGCTACCGCCTGAGCGAGGACCGCGTCCTCTGCACGCCGACGCGGGTCTCCAAGGGCTTCATGAAGCCCGACGACCTCTGCATCATCGACATGGAGGGCAAGCAGATCTCCGGCAAGCGCAAGCGCTCCAGCGAAATGCTGCTGCACCTCGCCGCGCTGAAGGCCCGCCCCGACATGCGCTCGTGCGTCCACTGCCACCCGCCCCACGCGACGGCCTTCGCGGTGGCCAAGGAGCCGATCCCGAAGTGCGTCCTGCCCGAGATCGAGGTCTTCCTGGGCGAGGTCGCCATCTCGCCCTATGAGACCCCCGGCGGCCAGAAGTTCGCCGACACGATCCTCCCCTACGTCAAGGACACCGAGACGATCCTGCTGGCCAACCACGGCACGATCACCCTGGGGGTCGACCTCGAGGACGCGTACTTCAAGACCGAGATCATCGACGCCTACTGCCGGATCCTGCTGCTGGCCAAGCAACTCGGCCGGGTGAACTACTACGGCGACGACAAGGCCGCCGAGCTGATCAAGCTCAAGCCGGGCCTGGGCATCCCCGACGCCCGGCTCACCCGCGGGCTGGAGAACTGCGACCTCTGCGGCAACAGCCTCTTCCGCGAGGGCTACGGCTCGTTCAGCCCCGAGCCCAAGGTCTTCCTCCACCCCAAGCTGATCGACCAGGCCGCCCAGGGCGGCGAGACCTCGGCCTGCGGCTGCTCGACCGGCGAGGACCGCGCCGGCAACGGCTCCTCGGCCCACGGCCGGACGTCGTCCAACGGCAACGGCGCCCCCGCCGGCCCGAACGTCGACGCCCTCGTCCAGTCGATCACCGACCAGGTCATGAGCGCCCTCAACGGCTCGGCGAAGTAAGCCGTCCCAATTATCTTCACGTAGGCGATCGTAGTCAGCGTCCGGGAGGACGAACCCTTGAAAGTCAGCATCATCGGCGGCGGCGGCCTGGTCGGCTCGTGCGCGGCGTTCGCCCTGCAATGCGGCGGGGTGGTCGCCGGGCTCGACCTGATCGACGTCAACGGCGACCTGTGCAAGGGGCAGGCGCTCGACCTGCTCCACGGCGCGTCGCTGACGGCCGACCAGGTGATCCGGGCGACGGGGTACGAGGCGATCCCCCAGAGCGACCTCGTCATGATCACGGCCGGGCTCCGCCGCAAGCCCGACGAGAGCCGGCTCGACCTGATCAACCGCAACGTCGAGCTGTTCCTGAAGATCCTCGACGACGT
The DNA window shown above is from Paludisphaera mucosa and carries:
- a CDS encoding EutN/CcmL family microcompartment protein produces the protein MQIGRVVATATSTVKHPSFEKERLLVVQLEGVDGRPDGEPVLAFDRLGAGKGDRVVLTSDGALLRELLGRDTPGRWSVMGVPDAR
- a CDS encoding EutN/CcmL family microcompartment protein translates to MRIVEVVGRVTLSRMHPSLTGARFPIVLPMTLTALRDGAPDRGEELVAYDKLGVGPGDLVGLSEGGEAANPFGKVKTPVDAYCACLLDAISF
- a CDS encoding class II aldolase/adducin family protein gives rise to the protein MSAMNEWKLREMMCEIGRRIYDKGFAAANDGNISYRLSEDRVLCTPTRVSKGFMKPDDLCIIDMEGKQISGKRKRSSEMLLHLAALKARPDMRSCVHCHPPHATAFAVAKEPIPKCVLPEIEVFLGEVAISPYETPGGQKFADTILPYVKDTETILLANHGTITLGVDLEDAYFKTEIIDAYCRILLLAKQLGRVNYYGDDKAAELIKLKPGLGIPDARLTRGLENCDLCGNSLFREGYGSFSPEPKVFLHPKLIDQAAQGGETSACGCSTGEDRAGNGSSAHGRTSSNGNGAPAGPNVDALVQSITDQVMSALNGSAK